TTTTTATCAAATTTTTTAGTTAAATTGATTATATTCCCAAGATTATTGGCAGATGAAAGTTCTAAATCAACAAAATCTGAAAGCGGGATGAAGCGATTAAAAAGACTTGAACGCTCTTTTTCATTACCGGAAAAGCTTCCCCCCTCGCTTTTTTTACGAATTGTCAGAATAATAGGAAGTTTAAGTTGTTTTTTTATTTTTTGAAACAGTTGGGGGGCAGTTTTAAGTTGATTCTTGCTAAAAAGGTCCAGCCTTATTTCAACTATATCAGCGCCTTGAAATTTTGCAGTTTGAGCTTCCTTAAGGTTAGTTATGATACCGGCAATTTTAGGCATACATTAGGACCAATGGTGCATTGAGAAATCTTCCGCAGGCCTTATGAATTTAACTGTTTCCTGGTAGGGCCACCGCTCAATCTCGGAGAATTTAACTGAATCCTGATCAGGCAGGATTTTACTCGCCAAAACAACAAATTCTATCTGGTTTTTATGGTCAGTATTAAGCAGGCTGAAAGGCATTGAAAGTTCAATTATCTTTTGAAAAGCTATTGTATCAAGTTTTTGCGCTCCGTTTTCATCTTCAAATGAATAATCAACGCTATTGTCAGTTTTGTTTATTTTAATTGAGAGCTTTTTGTTTAGCGGGCTGAGGAATAAAACCTGGAATACTATTTTATCGAATTCAGTCTCAGTTTGCGCAGCCCTGAGGTCTATTCTTAAAAAGAAATTTTCCATGTCAAAGCCGTAATAAAATTTTGATATTATGGATTCAACCTGGTGCATGGTTCCGCCGGAATGGCCGACGTAATAAAATCCGGCTGAAAGCCATTCAAAATAGTTGGTTATCTTTCCGTCAATTTTCGGGCTGACAATATCTTTCGGGGCGTAAAATACTTCCTTTTTAAGAAATTTGCCTTTTATTGTTATATAAAATTCATCGGGTACAGGCTGGCCGAGCAAATCATAAACATTCATTAAATGTTTCCGGAAGAGATAGTCAAACATTTCATCCTGTCCTGATGAGTGGTCATCTCCGTACCACCAGTTCCAGTCGCTGCCCTCGGCTATATATAATTCCTCAAAAGCGCATTTTACTTCGGTCGAATCCTTTTTTTCGGGATTGTTTTTTATATAGTCATCAAGCATATTTCTTGTTTTTAGGACAAATTCCCAGGCCAGATTATCTTCCTGATGTCCTATCCAGACGCCGAAATTAGCGTTAATCCAGGAACCCGGGAATAAATGCTTCAGTGTGATTTTAGAAGGATGTTCTTTAAGAAAATCGGATATTGTAACGGTTTCTATTTCAGGGTCACTTGACAACTTTGAATAGAGCGCCCTTAAAAAGTCCCAGCCGTCATTGCGGTAAAATTCCCAGCAGTTTTCCCCATCCAGGATTACAGGAATAAAAAAAGTTGAATTCTTGTCTTTCCACAGGCTTTCTTTCAGCCTGTGAATTTTTGTTATAAAATCGTTGGCTGCATCATTCGGGTCCCAATGGCTGTACACGAATCCTATAGAATCAGACAGGACTCTGTCCCTGAAAATGATATTGAGCGATTTTACACCTTCCGGCGTGTTTTTTTCAACCAGGTAGGGCTGATAGAACAGTTCCCTGGGGCTTTTTGATACGACTCCGCTTTGTTGCATTGCTATGGTATTATAAAGAATTTGTTCATCGGTAGCTATCCAGTTAATGCCTGCATCTGCAATCGGCCCGATAATGTCCTCGGAAACGCTTCCTTCAGAGGGCCACATCCCGCGCGGTTTTACGCCGAATATTTTCTCATAATATCCAACTGCTTTTCTTATCTGAGCCTGCGCGTCTTCGGGCCTGGAAAATTTTTTCGGCAGGAACACTC
The Elusimicrobiota bacterium DNA segment above includes these coding regions:
- the aroD gene encoding type I 3-dehydroquinate dehydratase, with protein sequence MPKIAGIITNLKEAQTAKFQGADIVEIRLDLFSKNQLKTAPQLFQKIKKQLKLPIILTIRKKSEGGSFSGNEKERSSLFNRFIPLSDFVDLELSSANNLGNIINLTKKFDKKLILSYHNFKKTLKYSQLLSFLKASQAHKPFLTKIAMFVANDNDFLQLLNFCKIHSKLSNIAIIPMGHLSQLGRVICPILGSYLTYGYINTPVVANQLSLKQLKIILG
- a CDS encoding glycoside hydrolase, encoding MTQKIHLAFLWHQHQPVYRETPVSGQQATEPYSVSYSMPWVRLHATKDYFDMVAILDEFPSIKLNFNLVPSLMIQLDEYARGVAYDKLLLLTLKPANELTDEDKIYVLYNFFMSNWETMVQPYPRYYELLNKRGKYVPLSEINRIQKYMKEQDYRDLQVWFNLSWMDPYWKWNDPLIKKLFEKGKNYTEEEKLDLMAKQKEICGKVVSKYKEMQEKGQIEVSVTPFYHPILPLLCNTDIAKFGMPGVFLPKKFSRPEDAQAQIRKAVGYYEKIFGVKPRGMWPSEGSVSEDIIGPIADAGINWIATDEQILYNTIAMQQSGVVSKSPRELFYQPYLVEKNTPEGVKSLNIIFRDRVLSDSIGFVYSHWDPNDAANDFITKIHRLKESLWKDKNSTFFIPVILDGENCWEFYRNDGWDFLRALYSKLSSDPEIETVTISDFLKEHPSKITLKHLFPGSWINANFGVWIGHQEDNLAWEFVLKTRNMLDDYIKNNPEKKDSTEVKCAFEELYIAEGSDWNWWYGDDHSSGQDEMFDYLFRKHLMNVYDLLGQPVPDEFYITIKGKFLKKEVFYAPKDIVSPKIDGKITNYFEWLSAGFYYVGHSGGTMHQVESIISKFYYGFDMENFFLRIDLRAAQTETEFDKIVFQVLFLSPLNKKLSIKINKTDNSVDYSFEDENGAQKLDTIAFQKIIELSMPFSLLNTDHKNQIEFVVLASKILPDQDSVKFSEIERWPYQETVKFIRPAEDFSMHHWS